The Lewinella sp. 4G2 nucleotide sequence AAATCCATCATCGGCGCCCGGTCGGCGGTCTTCCTGCCCTTTAAAGATCTTGGCTTGGTGGTAGTGGACGAGGAGCACGACCCCAGTTTCAAGCAGCAGGAGCCCAACCCGCGCTATAATGGCCGGGACGTTGCAGTCTTCCTGGCTCACCTGCACGGCGCCAAAACCATTCTCGGAACGGCTACGCCCAGCCTCGAAAGCTGGGAGAATACCACCCGGGGGAAGTACCGGCTGGTGAGTATGCCGGAGCGGTTTGGAGGCATCCAACTCCCCAAAATGTTGGTCGCCAACGCCCGGGAGACCAACGAGAAGGGAGTAGCTCACCCGTTCTTCACCCCTACCCTGCTCACTGAGATCAAAGCGACGCTGGCGCGTGGGGAACAAGTGATTTTGTTCCAGAACCGTCGGGGTTTCGCCCCCACTTACTTCTGCCCGACCTGCGACCTCACGGTACAGTGCGTCAACTGCGACGTGAGCCTGACTTACCACCGGTACCGGGACCAATTACGTTGCCACTGCTGTGGCTACTCCCGCTCCAAACCAGATTCCTGCCCGGCCTGCAATAGCGTGGGCATGAAGCTCAGCGGTACCGGCACCGAAAAGATAGAGGATGAGCTCAAGATCTTCCTCCCGGAGGCACGAATCGCCCGCATGGACCTCGATACTACCCGTGGTAAGGAAGCCCTCGGTAAACTCATCGGCCGCTTCGAAGCCGGGGAACTGGACATCCTCGTAGGCACCCAAATGGTCACGAAAGGCCTGGACTTTGAGCGGGTCGGCCTGGTGGGCATCATCAACGCCGATCAGATCCTGCATTACCCGGACTTCCGGGCCGATGAACGAGCCTATCACCTCATGACCCAGGTTGCCGGACGAGCGGGCCGTCGCCACCGGCGCGGGAAGGTCATTATCCAGGCAATGGATCTGCAGCACGTCATCCTGAAAAACGTGGTCGGGGGAGAGTGGAAGGAATTCATCGATCGGGAACAGACCAACCGCCGGGAAGCGGCCTTCCCACCCTACGTAAAAATGATGCACCTGCAACTCCGCCACCCACAACGGGGCAGGACCGAGGAAGCCGCCAAGTTGTTACATTCCTGGCTGGCGCCGGTGCTAGGCGGAATGATCACGGCCCCCTTCGAACCCAGCGTCGCGCGGTTGCGGACCTATTACTTACAGGACATGGTCGTCCGTGTCCAACCCATCCCCAGCGAGGTGAAGCGGGTGAAGGGTATTTTGCGCAAGGCCATCGCTCACCTGAACGTAGCACCGAAGCTGACGGGGGTGAGGGTGGTGTTGGACGTAGATCCTTATTAGATTTTAGACGCTAGAAGTTGGATTTTATACAATCTTGTGCCTAACCAAATAGCGTTGACAGATTAATAATGAAGTCGCGCCATTACGCACGACGGTTTTTAAATTTTTCCTCAGTTAGGTACTTGACACCGGCGGGGAGTATTTGCCCACGCCCCTCACGGGCATACTTGCCGGGCGTGGGTAAATACTTCACGACGGTTGGGCACAGGTCTTCATTCACCCCCTGGCCGTCCTTGATCAAGAGCGCATAGCGGTAGCCTGGCTGATCCGATCGCCAGCCGGCCACAAAGGCTTTGGGACTGCTTCGCAACGGCAACCTTCCGTGGATCCGTTTGGTATTATAGTGCTTCACGGCTCTGTTTACCAGGCGCTTTAGCTGGTCAAAGTCTTTGGGTTGCCAGTGGTCGAGGTACTCTTGTTTGATCACACCGTTGAGGCGTTCAGCGTAAGCATTGTCCAGCGCTACGTCGCACATACTACTTGAGATGCCTCTGCTACGCAGTCGTTCGACGAACTGACGACTACGATACTGCGAACCACCATCGCTGTGGAAGATGAGACCCTGTAGATCTGACTGACCACACTGGCGAAAAGCGCTTTCCAAGGCAGCGATGTTTGCCGTTGCCAGTAGGTGTTTGCTCGTATGGACACCTACGATCTGACGGCTATAAACGTCAATGATGAAGGTGATGTAGTAAAAGCTATTGTTGATGCGATAGTACGTCGTATCGCTCTGCCATACTTGGTTAACCCCATTGATAATCAGTTCTTTAATTAAATTAGGATAGCGATAGGACCCCGATCGGGTTACCCGCACGTAGTTGCGTTTACGGACTAGGGCATAGCCACGCCGGGTCATCTCACGGCAGAATGCGTTGCGCGAGATATGCCGCGGCCGTAGCATACTCCAGGCTTTCTGTAGGCCCAGGCCGGGGTGTTCTCTGCGCAACAGTTTTAACTGAGACTCAGCTCCGTTCATGGCATCCTCGTACTTAGCTCGGCGCTTCCAAAAAGCAGCGTGAGCTTGTCGACTAACGCCCAAGGCTAAATAGATCGTTTGCTTCGTCATTGGCTCTTCTTTTTGCTCGAAGAGTCGGCTGAGCGCAGTGTGGAAGCAGCTTTTTTTTTGAACTCCGGCATCTCCTCTTCGTAAATGGCCAGCATTCTCGTTTTGTGGTCAAGTTGAATGGCCATCCGACCGAGGAGGGCTTGCTGTTCGGCGAGCTGACGTTGCAGTTCTGCAAGCTTAGCAGTTTGACTATTGGGGACTTCGACGATAACGGCATTCTTCTTGGCCATGCTACTGTATTTAGCGATCCAGTTGTAGATCGTTTGATAAGATACGCCGTAAAGCTGGACCATTTGCTTGACACTAAAGGTGCCCTCCTCAAAATCTTTGACGCGGGCTCGTTTGAAGCACTCGCCGTAGCGCTTGGTGGGACGGATCTTCCGATTTTTTGTTGACATTTCGATGCATTGGTGTCAACGTATTTGGTTTAGGACATCTAGCGTCTAAAATCTAGGTTCCAGCGTCTACCATTTTACTGCTTGCGCACCTTCCCGCCGGAGCTGGCGTCAGAATTGACCTGAGCAGGAGTCCCGGAATACCGGATGCTTCCACCAGAGCTTGCGTCGGCCCGCAACTTTTCGGTGACGTGGATCTCAATGTCGGCGCCGGAGCTGACGTCTGCATCGACTTCCTGTGCAGTGGCTTCGGTGGCGTCAACATTTGCGCCGGAACTAGCTTCGGCACGGAGGCGATTGATGGTTCCTTTGACAATGACTTCGCCGCCACTACTGGCGTCTATCCGTGCTGCTTCACCGGAGAACATGACGCGTACTTTGGATCCACTGCTGCTTTCCAGGCGCAGCGTCTCTCCCCGGAAACTGCCTTTGGTGTAAATGTCAGCGCTACTTGAGGCGTCTACCTTGGTCAGTTCCGGCATGGTGATGTATACCTCAATATTTTCCTTCTGGCGGACCTGCACCTTATCCCTGAAACCAATGTCAAGCGTCGTTCCGAGCACCTTGGTTTCGATGTATTCCATCAGATTGCTTTCCGCCTTGATGAGGACGGAAAATTCGTTCCCCTGAGTGATTTCCACATTCATGCTGCAGCAGGCCTTGATGCCATCAAAATCTTCGAGGTCGCGTTTGTCTTCAGTTACCTCGCCGTTTCCGCGAATGGTTTTGTTCCACCCCCAGTTCTGAGCCTGGGTGCTGGCGGTGGTGAATAGGGTAACGAGGAGGAGCGTGTATAGAATTCTCATAGTTCTTATTGGTGTGTTTGGCTTGAAGGACGAGCCAGTCAATCCAGGGTTGCACCAAATATAAAAACGCCGCCCTCCCATTGCTGGGAGGACGGCGCTTTTGTGTTGGATTCGGAGGTAAACACCCGAATGCATCTGGGTGACGGATTAGTCACGGCGATCGCGGCGGTCTCCGCGGCGTCCACCACCACGGCGGTCTCCACGGTCACCACGGTCGCGGCGGGGGCGGTCCTTGGCGGCCTGGCGCTCGGCGGCGAGTTCCTCATCCGTGGGGATGGTTCCGTCGGCGCGGGGCATGATGGCCTTGCGGCTGAGGCGGAGTTTACCGGTGCGCTCGTCGATATCGACGATCTTAAAGGTCACCTCGTCGCCTTCGCTGAAGGCATCCTCAACGTTATCGATGCGGCTGTGGCTCATTTCGGAGACGTGCAGCAGGCCGTCCTTTCCACCCTCGAAGCCTACGAATACACCGTAGGGCATAATGGTCTTGACGGTACCGGTGTAGACACCACCCACTTCGGGAGTAAAGGTGATCTTCTTGATCCGGGCAACGGCGTCGTCGATGCTGTCCTTATCGCTGGAGGCAATGGAAACGTGGCCCTTACCATCGATCTCTTCGATGTTGATGTTGGTACCGGTCATTTCCTGGAGCTCCTGGATGATCTTACCACCAGGTCCGATTACGGCACCGATGTAAGACTTCTCGATGACGAGCTTGACGATCCGTGGGGCGTGGGCCTTCAGGTCGGCAGCGGGCTCAGCGATGGTCTTGGCCATTTCACCGAGGATGTGGAGGCGGCCTTCGCGGGCCTGGTCCAACGCCTGCTGGAGTTGCTCGTAGGGGAGGCCGTCGATCTTGATGTCCATCTGGCAGGCCGTGATACCCTTTTCGGTACCGGTCAGTTTGAAGTCCATATCACCGAGGGCGTCCTCGTCGCCGAGGATGTCGGAGAGGATGGCAATCTTGCCACCTTCAGCGACCATACCCATCGCGATACCGGCAACGGGGCGCTTGAGTTTCACGCCACCATCCATGAGGGCCATGGAGCCGGCACAAACAGTTGCCATTGAAGAGGAACCGTTGGACTCCATGATGTCGGATACCAAGCGGATCGTGTGCGTCATCTCGTCGGGCAGTACCTGGCGGATGGAGCGGTGGGCGAGGTTGGCGTGGCCAACTTCCCGGCGGCCGGGGCCGCGCATTGGCTTGGTCTCACCTACGGAGTAAGCGGGGAAGTTGTAGTGGAGGATGAAGTCCGCGTAGCTGTTTTCGTACGCGATGTCCACCATCTGCTGGTCGGTCTTCGTACCGAGGGTGAGGCTGGTCAGGGACTGGGTCTCACCACGGTTGAAGATGGCCGAACCGTGAGCGGAGGGCAGGTAGTCGATCTCCGTCCAGATATCACGGACCTGGTCGAACTTACGGCCGTCGAGGCGGACGCTTTCGTTGAGCATCAGGTCACGGATGGTCTTCTTCTGGATCTTGTCGTAAGCAGCGCTGAGGTCAGCCTTGTTTTCGGCGACCCACTCTTCTCCTTTTTCTTCGAGGACGGCTTCCTTGTAGTCCGCCTTCACTTGCTTGAAGGCATCCTTACGCTGGGCCTTGTTGAGGGCACCACGGGCAACTTCCTGGATTGCGGCTTTCACCTTTCCTTCCACGTAGTTGATGATCTCTTCGGATACCTGGTGGATATCCACTTCGCGGGTAGTGGCTTTGTCGCCCACCATTTCGCGGAGTTCGAGCTGTGCCTTACACTGGGCCTTGATGGCTTCGTGGCCTACTTTGAGCGCTTCGATAATGGACGCTTCGTCCACTTCCTTGCCTTCACCTTCTACCATCATGATGTTATCCGCGTCGGCGGCAACGATAAGGTCGAGGTCGGCGTCCTTCAGTGCGGAACGGTCGGGGTTAACGACGTACTCACCGTCGATGCGAGCCACGCGGCACTCGGAGATCGGCCCGGCGAAGGGGATGTTCGAGGTGACGAGGGCGGCGGAAGCGGCGAGGCCGGCCAGGGCATCGGGCATCACCTCGGGGTCGAGGCTGATGAGGTTGATGATCACCTGCGTATCGAACATGTAGCCCTTCGGGAAGAGGGGGCGGATGGCACGGTCGACGATCCGCGAGATCAGGATCTCGTAATCGTTCAGGCGGGTTTCGCGGCGGAAGAAGTTACCGGGGATGCGGCCGGCGGCGGCAAACTTCTCCTGGTAATCCACGCTGAGAGGGAAGAAGGACTGGCCTTCGCGCACGCTCGTCCCGGAAACAACGGAACAGAAAAGCATGGTTTTGCCGCACTTTACGACAACGGAACCATTGGCCTGCGTGGCCAACTTACCGGTTTCGATGGTGACTTCCCGGCCGTTCGGCAGGTCGAAGCTCACCGTCATTGGGGTCTTATTACCCATAATATGAATGTGACTTAGTTAAATATTTACGTTTGGTCCGCCAGCCCGTAGGCCGGCCTTATCCACCCTTTACCCGGCACCTGCGGCAGCGCCAAATCGGCATCCCTAATAGAAAGGAATACCAGATCGGCACGTACGTCGATACGCGGTTTGGGGCGCCGCCACGGGAAACGCGTGACGGAGGGAACACAGCCTTGGAGAGGGGGAGTAATTGCCGAAAGGCAGGCCTGAACGTTCGGAACGCTCAAATCTTACGCCGGAGATCCGCTACCGGCCGCCGCACATTTGCGGGCGTAAAGCTATGGTCATCGTGATAATTGGTGCGAAGATAAGCTTTTTTCCCGCCGTAAGAAAAGTATGCCGCCCGACAGGTAAGCGGGGCCTCAACCAGGGAATTAAACCAGCTTGTTGAGCGCAATCACGGTACCCAAGTGCATGGCTTCGTGCACGGAATTGAAGGTGAGCGCATCCTCAACATCCCGCAGCGTAATGCCGTAGCTCGTGGGGTACTCCCGAAAATTGCTGAAGTCGAGGCCGTCCCAATCCTCCCGCAGACGGCGGACGCTCGTGATGAGGCTGCTGAAGATCTCCTCGATCTCTTCTTTGCCGACGGACACCTCCGGCTTGGTCCCCTTGCGGTAGCGCTGGATAAATTCCTTACCGGAAGGACTCGGCAAACCGCTGAGGCCGTAGGTCAGGCCTTCCATGGTGGCGATGACGTGGCCGAGGTTCCAGATGATGTTGTTGTTGAAGCCCGGCGGGATGCGGTTGAGTTGCTCGTCCGTCAGGTCCTTACAGATTTTGATCAGGTTCTTGCGGGTGGCCAGCAGGATGTCGAATTGGGTCATTTCAGCTTAATTGTACGTTCGGAACGAGGAGGCGGCGGTGGCGGTTGAGTGCGGGCAACCCCAGCAGCGTGCGTTGCAAGGCGCGGCCATCGCCCGTCGCCAGGAAGTCGTGTGCAATCCTTTGCGCCCCCGGTTCTGCTAAGATTCCGGCTTCTTCCAGGCGGCGCTTCACCTGGCGGGCCGCCGCCGGGGAGGGGTCGATCACCCGCACGCCGTGGCCGGCCACGGCCTGGATATCCGCCTTTACCATGGGGTAATGAGTGCAGCCCAGGACGAGGGTGTCCACGCCATCATTGACGAGCGGATGCAGGATAGAATTCAGTTTTTCCCGAAGGCGGGGGCTCCC carries:
- the priA gene encoding primosomal protein N', with amino-acid sequence MPAPPTTPDDLSQAGTVYAEVIVPLAVKDTYSFAVPEELVGGVKRGLRVEVQFGKNKHYTGIIDRLHAQRPDHQVKEILSVIDVEPSVTEKQLQLWRWMADYYVCNIGEVMTAGLPSHLKLTSETIVTLGPLFSEDATELDDEEYMIVEALTIQQELSLKNIQDILQRKVILPVIRRLIDRRVILLQENLVERYKAKKIACVRLTEQFTPEETWNDAFELVSRSEKQTEVLLEYVQLFRTIPFVRRADLTKRTGNSSSVINQMVKKGVFELYEQEISRISAAESIQDGNHPLSPQQTSALSEIRDAHAANKPVLLHGVTGSGKTRVYVELIKETLDRGQQMLYLLPEIALTSQIVKRIQQVLGDKVVVYHSRLSSMERVEIWQAVLRGEKSIIGARSAVFLPFKDLGLVVVDEEHDPSFKQQEPNPRYNGRDVAVFLAHLHGAKTILGTATPSLESWENTTRGKYRLVSMPERFGGIQLPKMLVANARETNEKGVAHPFFTPTLLTEIKATLARGEQVILFQNRRGFAPTYFCPTCDLTVQCVNCDVSLTYHRYRDQLRCHCCGYSRSKPDSCPACNSVGMKLSGTGTEKIEDELKIFLPEARIARMDLDTTRGKEALGKLIGRFEAGELDILVGTQMVTKGLDFERVGLVGIINADQILHYPDFRADERAYHLMTQVAGRAGRRHRRGKVIIQAMDLQHVILKNVVGGEWKEFIDREQTNRREAAFPPYVKMMHLQLRHPQRGRTEEAAKLLHSWLAPVLGGMITAPFEPSVARLRTYYLQDMVVRVQPIPSEVKRVKGILRKAIAHLNVAPKLTGVRVVLDVDPY
- a CDS encoding IS3 family transposase, producing MTKQTIYLALGVSRQAHAAFWKRRAKYEDAMNGAESQLKLLRREHPGLGLQKAWSMLRPRHISRNAFCREMTRRGYALVRKRNYVRVTRSGSYRYPNLIKELIINGVNQVWQSDTTYYRINNSFYYITFIIDVYSRQIVGVHTSKHLLATANIAALESAFRQCGQSDLQGLIFHSDGGSQYRSRQFVERLRSRGISSSMCDVALDNAYAERLNGVIKQEYLDHWQPKDFDQLKRLVNRAVKHYNTKRIHGRLPLRSSPKAFVAGWRSDQPGYRYALLIKDGQGVNEDLCPTVVKYLPTPGKYAREGRGQILPAGVKYLTEEKFKNRRA
- a CDS encoding transposase produces the protein MSTKNRKIRPTKRYGECFKRARVKDFEEGTFSVKQMVQLYGVSYQTIYNWIAKYSSMAKKNAVIVEVPNSQTAKLAELQRQLAEQQALLGRMAIQLDHKTRMLAIYEEEMPEFKKKAASTLRSADSSSKKKSQ
- a CDS encoding head GIN domain-containing protein, which produces MRILYTLLLVTLFTTASTQAQNWGWNKTIRGNGEVTEDKRDLEDFDGIKACCSMNVEITQGNEFSVLIKAESNLMEYIETKVLGTTLDIGFRDKVQVRQKENIEVYITMPELTKVDASSSADIYTKGSFRGETLRLESSSGSKVRVMFSGEAARIDASSGGEVIVKGTINRLRAEASSGANVDATEATAQEVDADVSSGADIEIHVTEKLRADASSGGSIRYSGTPAQVNSDASSGGKVRKQ
- a CDS encoding polyribonucleotide nucleotidyltransferase, whose protein sequence is MGNKTPMTVSFDLPNGREVTIETGKLATQANGSVVVKCGKTMLFCSVVSGTSVREGQSFFPLSVDYQEKFAAAGRIPGNFFRRETRLNDYEILISRIVDRAIRPLFPKGYMFDTQVIINLISLDPEVMPDALAGLAASAALVTSNIPFAGPISECRVARIDGEYVVNPDRSALKDADLDLIVAADADNIMMVEGEGKEVDEASIIEALKVGHEAIKAQCKAQLELREMVGDKATTREVDIHQVSEEIINYVEGKVKAAIQEVARGALNKAQRKDAFKQVKADYKEAVLEEKGEEWVAENKADLSAAYDKIQKKTIRDLMLNESVRLDGRKFDQVRDIWTEIDYLPSAHGSAIFNRGETQSLTSLTLGTKTDQQMVDIAYENSYADFILHYNFPAYSVGETKPMRGPGRREVGHANLAHRSIRQVLPDEMTHTIRLVSDIMESNGSSSMATVCAGSMALMDGGVKLKRPVAGIAMGMVAEGGKIAILSDILGDEDALGDMDFKLTGTEKGITACQMDIKIDGLPYEQLQQALDQAREGRLHILGEMAKTIAEPAADLKAHAPRIVKLVIEKSYIGAVIGPGGKIIQELQEMTGTNINIEEIDGKGHVSIASSDKDSIDDAVARIKKITFTPEVGGVYTGTVKTIMPYGVFVGFEGGKDGLLHVSEMSHSRIDNVEDAFSEGDEVTFKIVDIDERTGKLRLSRKAIMPRADGTIPTDEELAAERQAAKDRPRRDRGDRGDRRGGGRRGDRRDRRD
- a CDS encoding DinB family protein, giving the protein MTQFDILLATRKNLIKICKDLTDEQLNRIPPGFNNNIIWNLGHVIATMEGLTYGLSGLPSPSGKEFIQRYRKGTKPEVSVGKEEIEEIFSSLITSVRRLREDWDGLDFSNFREYPTSYGITLRDVEDALTFNSVHEAMHLGTVIALNKLV